The following proteins are co-located in the Bombus pascuorum chromosome 3, iyBomPasc1.1, whole genome shotgun sequence genome:
- the LOC132905368 gene encoding uncharacterized protein LOC132905368 isoform X4: protein MVSMDYINCSKYRSIKSCCSEKSSMDDENKNNEFRNKDCIFLERKNKIEDGYSTVNVEPLRFVKNVRIKDQINGDIQEESFSSFNMQEDKDFRCPRCGQSMQEPRLLPCLHPICSTCISELMSKRKWYRIKNLMYLLKNRNLIMLSFTFTAFYNFTKSIKTQNNQSESNQNNYYEICPLCDVQLPNANSTVPPPHYPLQYRLIMSAIRSKFTNKILCDICPDEVVAVVQCSTCLRNFCLECGMKHQQQITLELKPLKHSIRPLMEATKVRRTALCQQHPTHALRFYCIACQQIFFR, encoded by the exons ATGGTGTCTATGGATTATATCAACTGTTCGAAATATCGATCTATAAAGAGTTGCTGCAGTGAAAAGTCATCGATGGACGATGAAAATAAGAACAATgaatttcgtaataaagatTGTATATTCCttgaacgaaaaaataaaatcgaagatGGATATTCCACTGTTAATGTGGAGCCATTACGTTTCGTTAAAAATGTACG TATAAAAGACCAAATAAATGGAGATATACAAGAGGAAAGCTTCTCTTCCTTTAATATGCAGGAAGATAAAGATTTTCGATGTCCTAGATGTGGTCAAAGCATGCAAGAACCTAGATTACTTCCTTGCTTGCATCCTATATGTTCAACATGTATTTCAGAATTAATGAGTAAACGTAAGTggtatagaattaaaaatttaatgtaccTTCTCAAAAACAGAAATCTTATTATGCTCTCTTTTACATTCACAGcattctataattttacaaaaagtattaaaactCAAAATAATCAATCGGAAAGCAaccaaaataattattacgaaatttgCCCTCTATGTGATGTTCAATTACCAAATGCTAATTCAACAGTTCCACCTCCGCATTATCCTCTTCAGTATCGTTTGATAATGAGTGCTATCCGCTCTaaatttacaaacaaaatACTTTGTGATATTTGCCCAGATGAAGTTGTT gcAGTTGTTCAGTGTTCCACGTGTCTCCGCAATTTTTGCTTAGAGTGTGGTATGAAACATCAACAACAAATCACATTGGAATTAAAACCATTAAAACATTCGATAAGACCGCTAATGGAAGCTACAAAAGTACGACGTACTGCACTTTGCCAGCAACATCCTACACATGCTTTGCGTTTTTATTGTATTGCTTGTCAACAG atattttttaggTAA
- the LOC132905368 gene encoding uncharacterized protein LOC132905368 isoform X2, whose translation MVSMDYINCSKYRSIKSCCSEKSSMDDENKNNEFRNKDCIFLERKNKIEDGYSTVNVEPLRFVKNVRIKDQINGDIQEESFSSFNMQEDKDFRCPRCGQSMQEPRLLPCLHPICSTCISELMSKRKWYRIKNLMYLLKNRNLIMLSFTFTAFYNFTKSIKTQNNQSESNQNNYYEICPLCDVQLPNANSTVPPPHYPLQYRLIMSAIRSKFTNKILCDICPDEVVAVVQCSTCLRNFCLECGMKHQQQITLELKPLKHSIRPLMEATKVTCKECMWSSQHRGHASENAAGVAKRVILYLTKMLQRAKMLLNMLLTQYDRDAFLNSSFEEINDTCISVDYRYVKLIIS comes from the exons ATGGTGTCTATGGATTATATCAACTGTTCGAAATATCGATCTATAAAGAGTTGCTGCAGTGAAAAGTCATCGATGGACGATGAAAATAAGAACAATgaatttcgtaataaagatTGTATATTCCttgaacgaaaaaataaaatcgaagatGGATATTCCACTGTTAATGTGGAGCCATTACGTTTCGTTAAAAATGTACG TATAAAAGACCAAATAAATGGAGATATACAAGAGGAAAGCTTCTCTTCCTTTAATATGCAGGAAGATAAAGATTTTCGATGTCCTAGATGTGGTCAAAGCATGCAAGAACCTAGATTACTTCCTTGCTTGCATCCTATATGTTCAACATGTATTTCAGAATTAATGAGTAAACGTAAGTggtatagaattaaaaatttaatgtaccTTCTCAAAAACAGAAATCTTATTATGCTCTCTTTTACATTCACAGcattctataattttacaaaaagtattaaaactCAAAATAATCAATCGGAAAGCAaccaaaataattattacgaaatttgCCCTCTATGTGATGTTCAATTACCAAATGCTAATTCAACAGTTCCACCTCCGCATTATCCTCTTCAGTATCGTTTGATAATGAGTGCTATCCGCTCTaaatttacaaacaaaatACTTTGTGATATTTGCCCAGATGAAGTTGTT gcAGTTGTTCAGTGTTCCACGTGTCTCCGCAATTTTTGCTTAGAGTGTGGTATGAAACATCAACAACAAATCACATTGGAATTAAAACCATTAAAACATTCGATAAGACCGCTAATGGAAGCTACAAAA gTAACCTGTAAAGAATGTATGTGGAGTAGTCAACACAGAGGTCATGCAAGTGAAAATGCTGCTGGAGTTGCAAAAcgagttattttatatttaacgaaaatgTTGCAAAGAGCAAAAATGCTTTTAAACATGCTCCTAACGCAGTACGATCGAGATGCATTTTTAAATAGCTCTTTTGAGGAAATAAATGATACCTGCATTTCAGTTGATTATAGGTATGTTAAACtgataatttcttaa
- the LOC132905083 gene encoding uncharacterized protein LOC132905083, whose product MAAKICFNEALYDESKLKNCDTTTSHSRQAQERIQEFNRLKRARQLLDAISLTNELLADGSNVEILSLANTIIKRFKVLGISNISLENSSQNTRTSIFKPLHTGIYHCCTFCSSGGKKEATCGCGGIIPGGYKGCGHGHIGHPGVYHWSCCGSILRYGCCLSFKKSIHQLLF is encoded by the exons ATGGCagctaaaat ATGTTTCAATGAGGCTTTGTACGATGAATCAAAGCTCAAGAATTGTGATACAACAACATCACATTCTAGACAGGCACAGGAAAGAATTCAAGAGTTCAATAGATTAAAACGAGCCAGACAACTTCTTGATGCTATTTCTCTTACAAATGAATTACTTGCAGATGGTTCAAATGTAGAAATATTGAGTCTTgctaatacaataataaaaagatttaaagtCTTGGGTATATCTAACATATCATtag aaaattcCAGTCAAAATACAAGGACATCTATATTCAAACCTCTTCATACTGGTATTTATCACTGTTGTACTTTCTGTTCAAGTGGGGGTAAGAAAGAAGCCACTTGTGGCTGTGGAGGAATTATACCtg GTGGATATAAAGGTTGTGGCCATGGTCATATTGGACATCCTGGGGTATATCATTGGTCTTGCTGTGGATCAATCTTACGTTATGGATGTTGCCTctcttttaaaaaaagtatacaTCAACTGCTGTTTTAA
- the LOC132905368 gene encoding E3 ubiquitin-protein ligase TRIM45-like isoform X1, which yields MVSMDYINCSKYRSIKSCCSEKSSMDDENKNNEFRNKDCIFLERKNKIEDGYSTVNVEPLRFVKNVRIKDQINGDIQEESFSSFNMQEDKDFRCPRCGQSMQEPRLLPCLHPICSTCISELMSKRKWYRIKNLMYLLKNRNLIMLSFTFTAFYNFTKSIKTQNNQSESNQNNYYEICPLCDVQLPNANSTVPPPHYPLQYRLIMSAIRSKFTNKILCDICPDEVVAVVQCSTCLRNFCLECGMKHQQQITLELKPLKHSIRPLMEATKVRRTALCQQHPTHALRFYCIACQQVTCKECMWSSQHRGHASENAAGVAKRVILYLTKMLQRAKMLLNMLLTQYDRDAFLNSSFEEINDTCISVDYRYVKLIIS from the exons ATGGTGTCTATGGATTATATCAACTGTTCGAAATATCGATCTATAAAGAGTTGCTGCAGTGAAAAGTCATCGATGGACGATGAAAATAAGAACAATgaatttcgtaataaagatTGTATATTCCttgaacgaaaaaataaaatcgaagatGGATATTCCACTGTTAATGTGGAGCCATTACGTTTCGTTAAAAATGTACG TATAAAAGACCAAATAAATGGAGATATACAAGAGGAAAGCTTCTCTTCCTTTAATATGCAGGAAGATAAAGATTTTCGATGTCCTAGATGTGGTCAAAGCATGCAAGAACCTAGATTACTTCCTTGCTTGCATCCTATATGTTCAACATGTATTTCAGAATTAATGAGTAAACGTAAGTggtatagaattaaaaatttaatgtaccTTCTCAAAAACAGAAATCTTATTATGCTCTCTTTTACATTCACAGcattctataattttacaaaaagtattaaaactCAAAATAATCAATCGGAAAGCAaccaaaataattattacgaaatttgCCCTCTATGTGATGTTCAATTACCAAATGCTAATTCAACAGTTCCACCTCCGCATTATCCTCTTCAGTATCGTTTGATAATGAGTGCTATCCGCTCTaaatttacaaacaaaatACTTTGTGATATTTGCCCAGATGAAGTTGTT gcAGTTGTTCAGTGTTCCACGTGTCTCCGCAATTTTTGCTTAGAGTGTGGTATGAAACATCAACAACAAATCACATTGGAATTAAAACCATTAAAACATTCGATAAGACCGCTAATGGAAGCTACAAAAGTACGACGTACTGCACTTTGCCAGCAACATCCTACACATGCTTTGCGTTTTTATTGTATTGCTTGTCAACAG gTAACCTGTAAAGAATGTATGTGGAGTAGTCAACACAGAGGTCATGCAAGTGAAAATGCTGCTGGAGTTGCAAAAcgagttattttatatttaacgaaaatgTTGCAAAGAGCAAAAATGCTTTTAAACATGCTCCTAACGCAGTACGATCGAGATGCATTTTTAAATAGCTCTTTTGAGGAAATAAATGATACCTGCATTTCAGTTGATTATAGGTATGTTAAACtgataatttcttaa
- the LOC132905366 gene encoding dyslexia-associated protein KIAA0319-like protein isoform X2, whose protein sequence is MFKILYLGLYLLLFGNCIGDYPDRDTKWQMLCPGLYPRAFTSYTPRGNLSSGIYTTQPLNTMKHCVAACCTETTCNVALMHNGTCYHVQCKSSKLCIPLYRKDLANENPPSMVLVKPVEEDEMWSDLLDQINDDTGGFLMDGTEGDHILFGGSNGISCITQTNCLEHEICVKSGDKSDIGICQCSTGFKHNSAGICTLVEDIELGVTPQGKPQSIKDSGTSMKPPVKRLLVSAVSKEVRLPENEVTLSAYTVPAEQGNEHYNYAWSLLSQPDGHTGTMSDQNCMTVKLSNLSEGLYTFKVTVNGPNTYGETYANVSVLPPKRINQAPVAIISPASQVVKLPNTGAVLDGSSSKDDDRVISYHWELQRGPIGYHPNLIDTPTLQLDNLIPGNYTFKLTVEDSNHITNSTSANITVLKIIDYPPSANAGQDIIIYLPQNTLTLNGNLSTDDHGIASWEWTKSPSDQNKAVDMQNTRTPYLQLSNLEEGMYTFVLKVTDDSEQFSTAEVHVFVKPPTNKPPKADAGELITIALPETKTVLDGRKSKDDIKIVSYHWEQMSGPSNAVFSAVNESVTNITKLTKGDYEFKLTVIDDNGNKDSDTVKVKVTQNKNAAPKANAGGDQVVVAPISALIINGSQSTDDLRINEWMWSRDPSSLAIGTIVQNSDKSPILMLTDIVPGRYLFRLKVIDDQGLSSEDTVSVIVKSDPQLLHLVELTLNIEANLLTVSQKNSLVLKLQMLLRDEASIVVRNLRAEPHTGRAVLIFYVEKKGGKVAMYGPEVVKRLKEKLRQDSGILHLSVANIDTAVCQNNCSGHGVCDQETRLCMCEAFWMQNLIQKYFGNGDSNCDWSILYVIIALLSLVVCWVGLIWGLVCLCQRICTGKRRSLGTKKKPPRYSLLQPEPEDDSSTFSTHKMVLSESDTDSDDVLFEHRKAKNSSQVRNGICFRNV, encoded by the exons ATGTTTAAGATCCTTTATTTAGgattatatttattgctaTTTGGAAATTGCATTGGTGATTATCCAGATAGGGACACAAAATGGCAAATGCTATGCCCAGGTTTATATCCGAGAGCTTTTACAAGTTACACGCCTCGTGGAAATCTATCTAGTGGAATATATACTACCCAGCCTTTAAATACCATGAAACACTGTGTCGCTGCATGCTGCACCGAAACTACATGCAATGTGGCACTTATGCATAATGGTACCTGCTATCATGTGCAGTGTAAAAGTTCCAAATTATGTATACCTTTATATAGGAAGGATTTGGCAAATGAAAATCCTCCAAGCATGGTTTTAGTAAAACCTGTAGAAGAAGATGAGATGTGGAGTGATTTGTTGGATCAAATAAATGATGATACTGG AGGGTTTCTCATGGATGGTACAGAAGGAGATCATATTCTTTTTGGTGGGTCAAATGGGATAAGTTGTATCACTCAAACGAATTGTTTAGAGCATGAAATTTGTGTTAAGTCTGGGGATAAGTCTGATATTGGAATTTGTCAGTGTTCTACTGGATTTAAGCATAATAGTGCAG GAATTTGCACTTTGGTGGAAGACATAGAACTTGGTGTAACACCTCAAGGAAAACCACAAAGTATAAAAGATTCTGGAACATCTATGAAGCCACCAGTAAAACGACTGCTGGTTTCTGCAGTTTCAAAAGAAGTACGCTTACCAGAGAATGAAGTAACATTATCTGCATATACTGTGCCAGCAGAACAAGGAAATGAACATTACAATTATGCTTGGAGTCTTCTAAGCCAACCAGATGGCCATACTGGCACAATGTCTGATCAGAACTGTATGACTgttaaattaagtaatttatcTGAGggtttatatacttttaaagtAACAGTAAATGGTCCAAATACCTATGGAGAAACATACGCAAATGTTAGCGTTTTACCAC CCAAGAGAATAAATCAAGCACCAGTTGCTATAATTTCACCCGCGTCGCAGGTTGTAAAATTACCGAATACGGGAGCTGTGTTAGATGGTTCGTCGAGTAAAGATGACGATcgtgttatttcttatcattGGGAATTGCAACGAGGTCCTATTGGATATCATCCTAATCTAATTGATACGCCTACTTTACAGTTAGATAATCTTATCCCCGGCAACTATACTTTTAA gtTGACAGTAGAAGATTCCAATCATATCACTAATTCTACAAGTGCTAATATAAcagttttgaaaataattgattatCCTCCTAGTGCCAATGCTGGTCAagacattattatatatttacctCAGAACACATTAACACTCAATGGTAACTTAAGTACAGATGATCATGGAATAGCAAGTTGGGAATGGACAAAAAGTCCTTCAGATCAGAATAAGGCAGTAGATATGCAGAATACAAGAACGCCGTATTTACAACTGTCTAATTTGGAGGAAGGAATGTATACATTTGTGCTAAAAGTAACAGATGATTCAGAACAATTTTCTACAGCTGAGGTTCATGTGTTTGTGAAACCACCAACCAATAAACCGCCGAAAG CTGATGCTGGAGAACTTATAACTATAGCGTTACCCGAAACAAAAACTGTACTTGATGGTCGGAAAAGTAAAGATGATATTAAGATTGTATCTTACCATTGGGAGCAAATGAG tGGACCTAGTAATGCTGTATTTTCGGCAGTGAATGAATCAGTTacgaatattacaaaattaacgaAGGGTGATTACGAGTTTAAGTTAACTGTAATTGACGATAATGGAAATAAAGATTCGGACACCGTTAAAGTAAAAGTTACACAaa ATAAAAATGCTGCCCCGAAAGCAAACGCAGGTGGAGATCAGGTTGTTGTAGCCCCGATTAGCGCACTAATTATTAATGGATCTCAATCAACTGACGACCTAAGAATTAATGAATGGATGTGGTCGAGGGATCCGTCTAGTCTTGCTATAGGCACTATAGTTCAGAATTCTGATAAATCGCCAATCTTaatg ttGACAGATATCGTGCCAGGAAGATACCTTTTTAGATTAAAAGTAATAGATGATCAAGGTCTTAGTAGTGAGGATACTGTATCCGTGATAGTAAAATCTG aCCCACAATTATTGCATTTAGTTGAATTAACATTGAATATCGAAGCAAATTTGTTAACAGTGTCGCAAAAAAATTCTTtggtattaaaattacaaatgttACTGCGGGATGAAGCATCTATTGTTGTGCGAAATTTGAGAGCGGAGCCACATACAGGCAGAGCTGTCTTAATTTTCTATGtagagaaaaaaggaggaaaagttGCTATGTACGGGCCAGAAGTAGTTAAacgattgaaagaaaaattaagacAAGATTCAGGCATTCTTCACTTGTCTGTTGCAAACATTGATACTGCTGTGTGTCAAAATAATTGTTCGG gTCATGGAGTATGTGATCAAGAAACAAGATTATGTATGTGTGAAGCATTTTGGatgcaaaatttaatacaGAAATACTTTGGCAATGGCGATTCCAATTGTG ATTGGAGTATTCTCTATGTAATAATAGCATTATTGTCTTTAGTCGTATGTTGGGTTGGCCTTATTTGGGGTCTTGTTTGTCTGTGTCAAAGAATATGTACAGGTAAACGACGTTCACTTGGTACTAAGAAAAAACCACCGCGTTATTCTCTTCTACAACCGGAACCGGAGGACGACAGCAGCACAT tttcaaCACATAAAATGGTGTTATCTGAATCAGACACGGACTCTGATGATGTCTTATTCGAACATCGTAAAGCAAAAAATAGCAGTCAAGTAAGAAACG GAATTTGTTTCAGGAATGTATAG
- the LOC132905366 gene encoding dyslexia-associated protein KIAA0319-like protein isoform X1, translating into MFKILYLGLYLLLFGNCIGDYPDRDTKWQMLCPGLYPRAFTSYTPRGNLSSGIYTTQPLNTMKHCVAACCTETTCNVALMHNGTCYHVQCKSSKLCIPLYRKDLANENPPSMVLVKPVEEDEMWSDLLDQINDDTGGFLMDGTEGDHILFGGSNGISCITQTNCLEHEICVKSGDKSDIGICQCSTGFKHNSAGICTLVEDIELGVTPQGKPQSIKDSGTSMKPPVKRLLVSAVSKEVRLPENEVTLSAYTVPAEQGNEHYNYAWSLLSQPDGHTGTMSDQNCMTVKLSNLSEGLYTFKVTVNGPNTYGETYANVSVLPPKRINQAPVAIISPASQVVKLPNTGAVLDGSSSKDDDRVISYHWELQRGPIGYHPNLIDTPTLQLDNLIPGNYTFKLTVEDSNHITNSTSANITVLKIIDYPPSANAGQDIIIYLPQNTLTLNGNLSTDDHGIASWEWTKSPSDQNKAVDMQNTRTPYLQLSNLEEGMYTFVLKVTDDSEQFSTAEVHVFVKPPTNKPPKADAGELITIALPETKTVLDGRKSKDDIKIVSYHWEQMSGPSNAVFSAVNESVTNITKLTKGDYEFKLTVIDDNGNKDSDTVKVKVTQNKNAAPKANAGGDQVVVAPISALIINGSQSTDDLRINEWMWSRDPSSLAIGTIVQNSDKSPILMLTDIVPGRYLFRLKVIDDQGLSSEDTVSVIVKSDPQLLHLVELTLNIEANLLTVSQKNSLVLKLQMLLRDEASIVVRNLRAEPHTGRAVLIFYVEKKGGKVAMYGPEVVKRLKEKLRQDSGILHLSVANIDTAVCQNNCSGHGVCDQETRLCMCEAFWMQNLIQKYFGNGDSNCDWSILYVIIALLSLVVCWVGLIWGLVCLCQRICTGKRRSLGTKKKPPRYSLLQPEPEDDSSTFSTHKMVLSESDTDSDDVLFEHRKAKNSSQVRNGKSRNGFIKVGSRVKT; encoded by the exons ATGTTTAAGATCCTTTATTTAGgattatatttattgctaTTTGGAAATTGCATTGGTGATTATCCAGATAGGGACACAAAATGGCAAATGCTATGCCCAGGTTTATATCCGAGAGCTTTTACAAGTTACACGCCTCGTGGAAATCTATCTAGTGGAATATATACTACCCAGCCTTTAAATACCATGAAACACTGTGTCGCTGCATGCTGCACCGAAACTACATGCAATGTGGCACTTATGCATAATGGTACCTGCTATCATGTGCAGTGTAAAAGTTCCAAATTATGTATACCTTTATATAGGAAGGATTTGGCAAATGAAAATCCTCCAAGCATGGTTTTAGTAAAACCTGTAGAAGAAGATGAGATGTGGAGTGATTTGTTGGATCAAATAAATGATGATACTGG AGGGTTTCTCATGGATGGTACAGAAGGAGATCATATTCTTTTTGGTGGGTCAAATGGGATAAGTTGTATCACTCAAACGAATTGTTTAGAGCATGAAATTTGTGTTAAGTCTGGGGATAAGTCTGATATTGGAATTTGTCAGTGTTCTACTGGATTTAAGCATAATAGTGCAG GAATTTGCACTTTGGTGGAAGACATAGAACTTGGTGTAACACCTCAAGGAAAACCACAAAGTATAAAAGATTCTGGAACATCTATGAAGCCACCAGTAAAACGACTGCTGGTTTCTGCAGTTTCAAAAGAAGTACGCTTACCAGAGAATGAAGTAACATTATCTGCATATACTGTGCCAGCAGAACAAGGAAATGAACATTACAATTATGCTTGGAGTCTTCTAAGCCAACCAGATGGCCATACTGGCACAATGTCTGATCAGAACTGTATGACTgttaaattaagtaatttatcTGAGggtttatatacttttaaagtAACAGTAAATGGTCCAAATACCTATGGAGAAACATACGCAAATGTTAGCGTTTTACCAC CCAAGAGAATAAATCAAGCACCAGTTGCTATAATTTCACCCGCGTCGCAGGTTGTAAAATTACCGAATACGGGAGCTGTGTTAGATGGTTCGTCGAGTAAAGATGACGATcgtgttatttcttatcattGGGAATTGCAACGAGGTCCTATTGGATATCATCCTAATCTAATTGATACGCCTACTTTACAGTTAGATAATCTTATCCCCGGCAACTATACTTTTAA gtTGACAGTAGAAGATTCCAATCATATCACTAATTCTACAAGTGCTAATATAAcagttttgaaaataattgattatCCTCCTAGTGCCAATGCTGGTCAagacattattatatatttacctCAGAACACATTAACACTCAATGGTAACTTAAGTACAGATGATCATGGAATAGCAAGTTGGGAATGGACAAAAAGTCCTTCAGATCAGAATAAGGCAGTAGATATGCAGAATACAAGAACGCCGTATTTACAACTGTCTAATTTGGAGGAAGGAATGTATACATTTGTGCTAAAAGTAACAGATGATTCAGAACAATTTTCTACAGCTGAGGTTCATGTGTTTGTGAAACCACCAACCAATAAACCGCCGAAAG CTGATGCTGGAGAACTTATAACTATAGCGTTACCCGAAACAAAAACTGTACTTGATGGTCGGAAAAGTAAAGATGATATTAAGATTGTATCTTACCATTGGGAGCAAATGAG tGGACCTAGTAATGCTGTATTTTCGGCAGTGAATGAATCAGTTacgaatattacaaaattaacgaAGGGTGATTACGAGTTTAAGTTAACTGTAATTGACGATAATGGAAATAAAGATTCGGACACCGTTAAAGTAAAAGTTACACAaa ATAAAAATGCTGCCCCGAAAGCAAACGCAGGTGGAGATCAGGTTGTTGTAGCCCCGATTAGCGCACTAATTATTAATGGATCTCAATCAACTGACGACCTAAGAATTAATGAATGGATGTGGTCGAGGGATCCGTCTAGTCTTGCTATAGGCACTATAGTTCAGAATTCTGATAAATCGCCAATCTTaatg ttGACAGATATCGTGCCAGGAAGATACCTTTTTAGATTAAAAGTAATAGATGATCAAGGTCTTAGTAGTGAGGATACTGTATCCGTGATAGTAAAATCTG aCCCACAATTATTGCATTTAGTTGAATTAACATTGAATATCGAAGCAAATTTGTTAACAGTGTCGCAAAAAAATTCTTtggtattaaaattacaaatgttACTGCGGGATGAAGCATCTATTGTTGTGCGAAATTTGAGAGCGGAGCCACATACAGGCAGAGCTGTCTTAATTTTCTATGtagagaaaaaaggaggaaaagttGCTATGTACGGGCCAGAAGTAGTTAAacgattgaaagaaaaattaagacAAGATTCAGGCATTCTTCACTTGTCTGTTGCAAACATTGATACTGCTGTGTGTCAAAATAATTGTTCGG gTCATGGAGTATGTGATCAAGAAACAAGATTATGTATGTGTGAAGCATTTTGGatgcaaaatttaatacaGAAATACTTTGGCAATGGCGATTCCAATTGTG ATTGGAGTATTCTCTATGTAATAATAGCATTATTGTCTTTAGTCGTATGTTGGGTTGGCCTTATTTGGGGTCTTGTTTGTCTGTGTCAAAGAATATGTACAGGTAAACGACGTTCACTTGGTACTAAGAAAAAACCACCGCGTTATTCTCTTCTACAACCGGAACCGGAGGACGACAGCAGCACAT tttcaaCACATAAAATGGTGTTATCTGAATCAGACACGGACTCTGATGATGTCTTATTCGAACATCGTAAAGCAAAAAATAGCAGTCAAGTAAGAAACGGTAAATCTCGAAATGGCTTTATTAAAGTGGGCTCTAGAGTGAAAACATGA
- the LOC132905368 gene encoding E3 ubiquitin-protein ligase TRIM45-like isoform X3 — translation MVSMDYINCSKYRSIKSCCSEKSSMDDENKNNEFRNKDCIFLERKNKIEDGYSTVNVEPLRFVKNVRIKDQINGDIQEESFSSFNMQEDKDFRCPRCGQSMQEPRLLPCLHPICSTCISELMSKPFYNFTKSIKTQNNQSESNQNNYYEICPLCDVQLPNANSTVPPPHYPLQYRLIMSAIRSKFTNKILCDICPDEVVAVVQCSTCLRNFCLECGMKHQQQITLELKPLKHSIRPLMEATKVRRTALCQQHPTHALRFYCIACQQVTCKECMWSSQHRGHASENAAGVAKRVILYLTKMLQRAKMLLNMLLTQYDRDAFLNSSFEEINDTCISVDYRYVKLIIS, via the exons ATGGTGTCTATGGATTATATCAACTGTTCGAAATATCGATCTATAAAGAGTTGCTGCAGTGAAAAGTCATCGATGGACGATGAAAATAAGAACAATgaatttcgtaataaagatTGTATATTCCttgaacgaaaaaataaaatcgaagatGGATATTCCACTGTTAATGTGGAGCCATTACGTTTCGTTAAAAATGTACG TATAAAAGACCAAATAAATGGAGATATACAAGAGGAAAGCTTCTCTTCCTTTAATATGCAGGAAGATAAAGATTTTCGATGTCCTAGATGTGGTCAAAGCATGCAAGAACCTAGATTACTTCCTTGCTTGCATCCTATATGTTCAACATGTATTTCAGAATTAATGAGTAAAC cattctataattttacaaaaagtattaaaactCAAAATAATCAATCGGAAAGCAaccaaaataattattacgaaatttgCCCTCTATGTGATGTTCAATTACCAAATGCTAATTCAACAGTTCCACCTCCGCATTATCCTCTTCAGTATCGTTTGATAATGAGTGCTATCCGCTCTaaatttacaaacaaaatACTTTGTGATATTTGCCCAGATGAAGTTGTT gcAGTTGTTCAGTGTTCCACGTGTCTCCGCAATTTTTGCTTAGAGTGTGGTATGAAACATCAACAACAAATCACATTGGAATTAAAACCATTAAAACATTCGATAAGACCGCTAATGGAAGCTACAAAAGTACGACGTACTGCACTTTGCCAGCAACATCCTACACATGCTTTGCGTTTTTATTGTATTGCTTGTCAACAG gTAACCTGTAAAGAATGTATGTGGAGTAGTCAACACAGAGGTCATGCAAGTGAAAATGCTGCTGGAGTTGCAAAAcgagttattttatatttaacgaaaatgTTGCAAAGAGCAAAAATGCTTTTAAACATGCTCCTAACGCAGTACGATCGAGATGCATTTTTAAATAGCTCTTTTGAGGAAATAAATGATACCTGCATTTCAGTTGATTATAGGTATGTTAAACtgataatttcttaa